The following are encoded together in the Lagopus muta isolate bLagMut1 chromosome Z, bLagMut1 primary, whole genome shotgun sequence genome:
- the S100Z gene encoding protein S100-Z produces MSTPLEDAMNTFIRIFHHYSGKEGDRYKLSKRELKELLTRELTDFLSGQNDPHLVDKIMNDLDSNKDNEVDFNEFMTLVATLTVACNDFFEEQLEEGF; encoded by the exons ATGTCCACTCCACTGGAGGATGCCATGAACACCTTCATCAGGATTTTTCATCACTATTCTGGCAAAGAAGGTGACAGATACAAGCTGAGCAAAAGAGAGCTCAAGGAACTCCTCACCAGGGAGCTCACTGACTTCCTTTCT ggcCAAAACGATCCTCATCTTGTTGATAAGATTATGAACGATCTGGATTCCAATAAAGACAATGAAGTGGATTTTAATGAATTTATGACTCTGGTTGCAACTCTGACTGTGGCTTGTAACGATTTCTTTGAAGAACAGCTAGAAGAAGGATTTTAA